From one Catenuloplanes nepalensis genomic stretch:
- the rpoZ gene encoding DNA-directed RNA polymerase subunit omega translates to MGIIADPQGITSPPIDELLEKTTSKYALVIFAAKRARQVNAYYSQLGEGLLEYVGPLVETTPQEKPLSIAMREINSGLLTAEPTDAP, encoded by the coding sequence GTGGGAATCATCGCTGACCCGCAAGGCATCACCAGCCCGCCCATCGACGAGCTGCTGGAGAAGACCACCTCCAAGTACGCGCTCGTCATCTTCGCCGCGAAGCGCGCCCGCCAGGTGAACGCGTACTACAGCCAGCTCGGCGAGGGCCTCCTGGAGTACGTCGGGCCGCTGGTCGAGACCACGCCGCAGGAGAAGCCGCTCTCCATCGCGATGCGCGAGATCAACTCCGGCCTGCTCACGGCCGAGCCGACCGACGCGCCGTAA
- the gmk gene encoding guanylate kinase has translation MSDDARPPARLTVLSGPSGVGKDSVIELIRLRAPWIWLSVSATTRRMRDYEVEGEHYFFVDRPEFERLRVGDQLLEWAEFAGNLYGTPRGPVEARLREGAPVLLKIDLQGARQVKAAMPDAQLVFLAPPSVEELRRRLIGRGTDDEETIRRRLAHADEELAAQSLFDVTIVNDYVERAADELVGLLSSPVLTPAEPQPQA, from the coding sequence ATGAGTGACGACGCCCGCCCGCCAGCCCGGCTCACCGTCCTCTCCGGCCCGTCAGGGGTCGGCAAGGACAGCGTGATCGAGCTGATCCGTCTGCGTGCGCCATGGATCTGGTTGTCGGTCTCGGCCACCACCCGGCGCATGCGCGACTACGAGGTCGAGGGCGAGCACTACTTCTTCGTCGACCGCCCCGAGTTCGAGCGGTTGCGCGTCGGCGATCAGCTGCTGGAGTGGGCCGAGTTCGCCGGCAACCTCTACGGCACGCCCCGCGGCCCGGTCGAGGCCCGGCTGCGCGAGGGCGCACCCGTGCTGCTGAAGATCGACCTTCAGGGCGCGCGGCAGGTCAAGGCCGCGATGCCCGACGCCCAGCTGGTCTTCCTGGCCCCGCCCTCGGTCGAGGAGCTGCGCCGCCGCCTGATCGGGCGCGGCACGGACGACGAGGAGACGATCCGCCGTCGGCTGGCCCACGCGGACGAGGAGCTGGCCGCGCAGTCGCTGTTCGACGTGACCATCGTCAACGACTACGTCGAGCGTGCGGCGGACGAGCTGGTAGGGTTGCTCAGTTCGCCGGTCTTGACACCGGCTGAGCCGCAGCCGCAAGCTTGA
- the mihF gene encoding integration host factor, actinobacterial type, which yields MPLPSLSPEQRAAALEKAAEIRKARAQLKEELKQGKTTLASVLDRAEGDDVVGKLKVSAVLQALPGIGKIRATQIMEKLKIAESRRLRGLGEQQRKALLAEFASN from the coding sequence GTGCCGCTCCCGTCACTGAGCCCCGAACAGCGTGCTGCCGCGCTGGAGAAGGCTGCTGAGATCCGTAAGGCTCGTGCTCAGCTCAAGGAGGAGCTCAAGCAGGGCAAGACGACCCTCGCTTCCGTGCTCGACCGTGCGGAGGGCGACGACGTCGTCGGCAAGCTGAAGGTTTCGGCCGTCCTCCAGGCGCTGCCGGGCATCGGCAAGATCCGTGCCACCCAGATCATGGAGAAGCTCAAGATCGCCGAGAGCCGTCGCCTTCGTGGCCTCGGCGAGCAGCAGCGTAAGGCTCTGCTCGCGGAGTTCGCGTCGAACTGA
- the pyrF gene encoding orotidine-5'-phosphate decarboxylase codes for METFGARLDRITAERGPLCVGIDPHAGLLERWGLSNDVDGLARFSETVVEALADRVAVFKPQSAFYEQFGSKGLAVLESIIRQLREAGALVLLDVKRGDIGSTVAAYAAAYLDPSSPLYVDAITASPFLGVGSLAPMFDLAAKNGGGVFVLALTSNPEGGSVQRAVAADGRTVAQTVIDEISQLNAGAAPIGSMGLVVGATVGDTGHDLSGVNGPLLAPGLGAQGGTARDLRTVFGSAIGSVLPSYSREVLGKGPETAGLRAAADRALDEVRAALSAAG; via the coding sequence GTGGAGACCTTCGGGGCCCGGCTGGACCGGATCACGGCCGAGCGCGGCCCGCTGTGCGTGGGAATCGACCCGCACGCGGGTCTGCTGGAGCGATGGGGTCTGAGCAACGATGTGGACGGTCTGGCGCGGTTCAGCGAGACCGTGGTGGAGGCGCTCGCGGACCGGGTCGCGGTGTTCAAGCCCCAATCGGCTTTTTACGAACAATTCGGATCTAAGGGACTCGCCGTCCTGGAGTCAATTATCCGACAGTTACGCGAGGCCGGAGCGCTTGTCCTGCTGGACGTGAAGCGTGGTGACATCGGCTCGACGGTCGCGGCGTACGCGGCCGCGTACCTTGACCCATCCAGCCCGCTCTATGTCGACGCGATCACCGCCAGCCCGTTCCTCGGCGTCGGATCGCTGGCTCCGATGTTCGACCTGGCGGCGAAGAATGGCGGCGGCGTTTTTGTTCTGGCGCTCACGTCGAATCCGGAGGGCGGTTCCGTTCAGCGTGCGGTCGCCGCGGACGGGCGGACCGTCGCACAAACCGTGATCGACGAGATTTCCCAGCTCAACGCGGGTGCGGCGCCGATCGGAAGCATGGGTCTCGTCGTGGGCGCCACGGTGGGTGACACCGGACATGATCTCTCTGGAGTGAACGGTCCGCTGCTCGCGCCGGGTCTCGGGGCTCAGGGTGGTACCGCTCGGGACCTACGCACCGTGTTCGGCTCCGCGATCGGCTCGGTGCTTCCGTCGTACTCCCGTGAAGTTCTCGGAAAGGGTCCGGAAACCGCCGGGCTGCGCGCCGCCGCGGACCGTGCGCTGGACGAGGTTCGGGCGGCATTGTCCGCCGCCGGCTGA
- a CDS encoding adenosylmethionine--8-amino-7-oxononanoate transaminase, with protein MTTPDELLRLDRAHVWHPYGPMPGRSEPFVVSEAAGAVLTLADGRELIDGMSSWWSAIHGYRHPVLDEAVRDQLGRMSHVMFGGLTHEPAVTLARSLVELTPDGLEHVFLCDSGSVSVEVAIKMALQYQRGVGRPERQRLATWRGGYHGDTWNPMSVTDPDGGMHALWTGVLPRQVFAPPPPGGFGSPIEGSYADSLVRMVEEHADELAAVIVEPVVQGAGGMRFHNPGYLRILREVTARHGILLIFDEIATGFGRTGTFFAADHAGVAPDVMCVGKALTGGYLTLAAALCTGEVARAISDGEGGGLAHGPTFMGNPLACAVANASIALLRGQDWPGRVRQLAQGLTAVLEPLSGFAGVRDVRVLGAIGVVQLDRPVDMHRATSAAAAEGVWLRPFRDLIYTMPPYVSTDAQIVQIGRGITAAVSAQALPVP; from the coding sequence ATGACCACGCCGGACGAGCTGCTGCGGCTGGACCGGGCGCACGTCTGGCACCCCTACGGCCCGATGCCCGGCCGCTCCGAGCCCTTCGTGGTCTCGGAGGCGGCCGGCGCGGTGCTCACGCTCGCGGACGGCCGAGAGCTGATCGACGGCATGTCCAGCTGGTGGTCCGCGATCCACGGCTACCGGCACCCGGTGCTGGACGAGGCCGTGCGCGACCAGCTCGGCCGGATGAGCCACGTCATGTTCGGCGGGCTCACCCACGAACCCGCGGTCACGCTGGCCCGCTCGCTGGTCGAGCTGACGCCGGACGGGCTGGAGCACGTGTTCCTCTGCGACTCCGGCTCGGTCAGCGTCGAGGTCGCGATCAAGATGGCGTTGCAGTACCAGCGCGGCGTGGGCCGGCCGGAGCGGCAGCGGCTGGCGACGTGGCGCGGTGGCTATCACGGCGACACCTGGAACCCGATGAGCGTGACCGACCCGGACGGCGGCATGCACGCGCTGTGGACCGGCGTGCTGCCCCGGCAGGTCTTCGCGCCGCCACCACCGGGTGGTTTCGGCTCCCCGATCGAGGGGTCCTATGCGGACTCACTCGTTCGCATGGTGGAGGAGCACGCGGACGAGCTGGCCGCGGTGATCGTCGAGCCGGTGGTGCAGGGCGCGGGCGGGATGCGTTTTCACAACCCGGGCTACCTGCGGATCCTGCGGGAGGTCACGGCGCGGCACGGAATTCTGCTGATCTTCGACGAGATCGCGACCGGCTTCGGGCGCACCGGCACGTTCTTCGCCGCCGATCACGCGGGCGTCGCGCCGGACGTGATGTGCGTGGGGAAGGCGCTGACCGGCGGCTACCTGACGCTGGCGGCGGCGCTGTGCACGGGCGAGGTGGCGCGCGCCATTTCGGACGGCGAGGGCGGCGGGCTGGCGCACGGGCCTACGTTCATGGGCAACCCGCTGGCCTGCGCGGTCGCGAACGCCTCCATCGCGCTCCTGCGAGGTCAGGACTGGCCGGGGCGGGTCAGGCAGCTCGCGCAGGGGCTCACGGCCGTTCTGGAGCCACTCAGTGGGTTTGCGGGGGTTCGTGACGTGCGTGTGCTCGGCGCGATCGGCGTGGTGCAGCTCGACCGGCCGGTGGACATGCATCGTGCGACTTCCGCGGCCGCGGCGGAGGGCGTGTGGCTGCGGCCGTTCCGGGACCTGATCTACACGATGCCGCCGTATGTCAGCACGGACGCGCAGATCGTCCAGATCGGACGCGGCATCACCGCCGCGGTCTCCGCGCAGGCGCTCCCCGTCCCGTGA
- a CDS encoding quinone-dependent dihydroorotate dehydrogenase, whose amino-acid sequence MWEQFARPALFRIGGGDAETAHEWTLHRLARLSSVPSALSVLIKKYGTDNPVEVFGVRFPNPVGLAAGMDKNGIALPAWPALGFGFVEAGTVTALAQPGNEKPRVFRLRESAAIINRMGFNNEGAAALAERLAALPDRLPVPLGISLGKSKVTPLSGAVEDYLTSLRALGKHADYIAVNVSSPNTPGLRALQGREHLDELLGALVKEADGLPVLVKIAPDLTDGAIGEALGVCADTGVAGVIATNTTLARNGLAPADLFRLEETGGLSGRPLTTRAREVVSFVHRETGGRLPIIGVGGIMTPDDAARMFDAGAALIQLYSGFIYGGPALVRAAASVRR is encoded by the coding sequence ATCTGGGAGCAGTTCGCGCGTCCCGCCCTCTTCCGGATCGGGGGCGGGGACGCGGAGACCGCGCACGAGTGGACGCTGCACCGGCTGGCGCGGTTGTCCTCCGTACCCTCGGCGTTGTCTGTTCTGATCAAGAAGTATGGAACCGACAACCCGGTCGAGGTGTTCGGCGTGCGATTCCCGAACCCGGTCGGGCTCGCGGCCGGCATGGACAAGAACGGGATCGCGCTGCCGGCGTGGCCCGCGCTCGGCTTCGGCTTCGTCGAGGCCGGCACCGTGACCGCGCTGGCCCAGCCGGGCAACGAGAAGCCGCGCGTGTTCCGGCTGCGCGAGTCCGCCGCGATCATCAACCGGATGGGCTTCAACAACGAGGGCGCGGCGGCGCTGGCCGAACGGCTCGCCGCGCTCCCGGATCGCCTCCCGGTCCCGCTCGGCATCTCGTTGGGCAAGTCCAAGGTCACGCCGCTCTCGGGCGCGGTCGAGGACTACCTGACCTCGCTGCGCGCGCTCGGAAAGCACGCGGACTACATCGCGGTGAACGTCTCCTCGCCGAACACGCCGGGCCTGCGCGCGTTGCAGGGGCGGGAGCACCTGGATGAGCTGCTCGGCGCGCTGGTCAAGGAGGCGGACGGGCTGCCCGTACTCGTGAAGATCGCTCCTGATCTGACCGACGGCGCGATCGGCGAGGCGCTGGGAGTCTGCGCGGACACCGGCGTGGCCGGGGTCATCGCGACCAACACCACGCTGGCCCGCAACGGCCTGGCCCCGGCGGATCTGTTTCGGCTGGAGGAGACCGGCGGGCTGTCCGGCCGTCCACTCACGACACGGGCGCGCGAGGTGGTGTCGTTCGTGCACCGGGAGACCGGCGGGCGCCTGCCGATCATCGGCGTCGGCGGGATCATGACGCCGGACGACGCGGCCCGGATGTTCGACGCGGGCGCCGCGCTGATCCAGCTCTACTCCGGATTCATCTACGGCGGGCCCGCGCTCGTGCGAGCCGCGGCCTCGGTCCGGCGATGA
- the carB gene encoding carbamoyl-phosphate synthase large subunit → MPKRDDLKHILVIGSGPIVIGQACEFDYSGTQACRVLRSEGIRVSLVNSNPATIMTDPEFADATYVEPITPEFVELVIAKERPDAILPTLGGQTALNTAVALHENGVLEKYGVELIGANIDAIQRGEDRQLFKEIVAKAGAETPRSRVCKSMDEVRATVAELGLPVVVRPSFTMGGLGSGMPHTDEDLERIAGAGLAASPVHEVLIEESVLGWKEYELELMRDRNDNVVVVCSIENIDPMGVHTGDSVTVAPAMTLTDREYQKLRDVGIAVLREVGVDTGGCNIQFAINPADGRLVVIEMNPRVSRSSALASKATGFPIAKIAAKLAIGYTLDEIPNDITKETPAAFEPALDYVVVKIPRFAFEKFPGADAELTTTMKSVGEAMSLGRNFTEALNKAMRSMETKSGGFWTTPDPTDDLDATLTALKIPHDGRLYTVERALRLGATIEQVHEASGGIDPWFLDQIVSLLELRAEIEAAPVLDETLLRAAKRAGLSDRQIAAIRPELAGEDGVRTLRHRLGLRPVYKTVDTCAAEFAAKTPYHYSTYDEETEVEPSDRPKVLILGSGPNRIGQGIEFDYSCVHAVMALRGAGFETVMVNCNPETVSTDYDTADRLYFEPLTFEDVLEVFHSEDTSGKAAGGPGVIGVVVQLGGQTPLGLAQRLKNAGVPIVGTTPESIHLAEHRGAFGAVLAKAGLRAPDHGTAVSFDDAKAIADEIGYPVLVRPSYVLGGRGMEIVYDEPTLADYIGRSTEISEDHPVLVDRFLDDAIEIDVDALCDADGEVYLGGVMEHIEEAGIHSGDSSCVLPPMTLAGPHLEQVRRYTVEIARGVGVRGLLNVQYALKDDVLYVLEANPRASRTVPFVSKATAVPLAKAAARIMLGATIADLRKEGLLPAEGDGGHLPDNAPIAVKEAVLPFKRFRTPAGKGVDSLLGPEMKSTGEVMGIDTGFGQAFAKSQAGAYGSLPTSGKVFVSVANRDKRGMIFPIKRLADLGFEIITTAGTGEVLKRYGIPCEVVPKHYEGPGTNAVELISRGEITLVINTPQGSGAHARSDGYEIRSAAVTADIPCITTVPGASAAVMGIEATINGQMQVRPLQDLHAALKAAQ, encoded by the coding sequence ATGCCTAAAAGGGACGATCTGAAGCACATCCTGGTCATCGGGTCCGGCCCGATCGTGATCGGGCAGGCCTGCGAGTTCGACTACTCCGGCACCCAGGCCTGCCGTGTGCTGCGCAGCGAGGGCATCCGGGTCAGCCTGGTCAACTCGAACCCCGCCACGATCATGACGGACCCGGAGTTCGCGGACGCCACCTACGTCGAGCCGATCACGCCGGAGTTCGTCGAGCTGGTCATCGCGAAGGAGCGCCCGGACGCGATCCTGCCGACGCTCGGCGGCCAGACCGCGCTCAACACCGCGGTCGCGCTGCACGAGAACGGCGTGCTGGAGAAGTACGGCGTGGAGCTGATCGGCGCGAACATCGACGCCATCCAGCGCGGCGAGGACCGGCAGCTGTTCAAGGAGATCGTCGCCAAGGCCGGCGCCGAGACCCCGCGCAGCCGCGTCTGCAAGTCGATGGACGAGGTCCGCGCGACCGTGGCCGAGCTGGGCCTGCCGGTCGTGGTCCGCCCGTCGTTCACCATGGGCGGCCTCGGCTCCGGCATGCCGCACACCGACGAGGACCTGGAGCGCATCGCCGGCGCCGGTCTCGCCGCCTCCCCGGTGCACGAGGTGCTGATCGAGGAGAGCGTGCTCGGCTGGAAGGAGTACGAGCTCGAGCTGATGCGCGACCGCAACGACAACGTGGTGGTCGTCTGCTCGATCGAGAACATCGATCCGATGGGCGTGCACACCGGCGACTCGGTCACGGTCGCGCCGGCCATGACGCTGACCGACCGGGAGTACCAGAAGCTGCGCGACGTCGGCATCGCGGTGCTGCGCGAGGTCGGCGTGGACACCGGCGGCTGCAACATCCAGTTCGCGATCAACCCGGCCGACGGGCGCCTGGTCGTGATCGAGATGAACCCGCGCGTGTCCCGCTCGTCCGCGCTGGCGTCGAAGGCGACCGGCTTCCCGATCGCGAAGATCGCGGCGAAGCTGGCCATCGGCTACACGCTGGACGAGATCCCGAACGACATCACCAAGGAGACGCCGGCCGCGTTCGAGCCCGCGCTGGACTACGTGGTGGTGAAGATCCCGCGCTTCGCGTTCGAGAAGTTCCCCGGCGCGGACGCGGAGCTGACCACCACGATGAAGTCGGTCGGCGAGGCGATGAGCCTGGGCCGCAACTTCACCGAGGCGCTGAACAAGGCGATGCGCTCGATGGAGACGAAGTCCGGCGGCTTCTGGACCACGCCCGATCCCACGGATGATCTCGACGCAACGTTGACCGCGCTCAAGATCCCGCACGACGGCCGTCTCTACACGGTGGAGCGGGCTCTGCGGCTGGGCGCCACGATCGAGCAGGTGCACGAGGCCAGCGGCGGCATCGACCCGTGGTTCCTGGACCAGATCGTCTCGCTGCTGGAGCTGCGCGCCGAGATCGAGGCCGCGCCGGTGCTGGACGAGACGCTGCTGCGGGCCGCCAAGCGGGCCGGGCTCTCCGACCGGCAGATCGCCGCGATCCGGCCCGAGCTGGCCGGTGAGGACGGCGTGCGCACGCTGCGCCACCGGCTCGGCCTGCGCCCGGTCTACAAGACGGTCGACACCTGCGCGGCCGAGTTCGCCGCGAAGACGCCGTACCACTACTCGACCTACGACGAGGAGACCGAGGTCGAGCCGTCGGACCGGCCCAAGGTGCTGATCCTCGGCTCCGGGCCGAACCGGATCGGCCAGGGCATCGAGTTCGACTACTCCTGTGTGCACGCGGTGATGGCGCTGCGTGGGGCCGGCTTCGAGACCGTGATGGTCAACTGCAACCCGGAGACGGTCTCCACCGACTACGACACCGCGGACCGGCTCTACTTCGAGCCGCTCACGTTCGAGGACGTGCTGGAGGTCTTCCACTCCGAGGACACCTCCGGAAAGGCCGCGGGCGGTCCCGGTGTGATCGGCGTGGTCGTGCAGCTCGGCGGCCAGACGCCGCTCGGCCTGGCGCAGCGGCTGAAGAACGCGGGCGTGCCGATCGTCGGCACCACGCCGGAGTCGATCCACCTGGCCGAGCACCGCGGCGCGTTCGGCGCGGTGCTGGCCAAGGCCGGGCTGCGCGCGCCGGACCACGGCACCGCGGTCAGCTTCGACGACGCCAAGGCGATCGCGGACGAGATCGGTTACCCGGTCCTGGTCCGGCCGTCGTACGTGCTCGGCGGGCGCGGCATGGAGATCGTCTACGACGAGCCCACGCTGGCCGACTACATCGGACGGTCGACCGAGATCTCCGAGGACCACCCGGTGCTGGTCGACCGGTTCCTGGACGACGCGATCGAGATCGACGTGGACGCGCTCTGCGACGCGGACGGCGAGGTCTACCTCGGCGGCGTGATGGAGCACATCGAGGAGGCCGGCATCCACTCCGGCGACTCCTCCTGCGTGCTGCCGCCGATGACGCTGGCCGGCCCGCACCTGGAGCAGGTCCGCCGCTACACCGTGGAGATCGCGCGCGGCGTCGGCGTGCGCGGGCTGCTCAACGTGCAGTACGCGCTCAAGGACGACGTGCTCTACGTGCTGGAGGCGAACCCGCGCGCGTCCCGGACCGTCCCGTTCGTCTCCAAGGCCACCGCGGTGCCGCTGGCCAAGGCCGCCGCCCGGATCATGCTCGGCGCCACCATCGCGGACCTGCGCAAGGAAGGGCTGCTGCCGGCCGAGGGCGACGGCGGGCACCTGCCGGACAACGCGCCGATCGCGGTCAAGGAGGCGGTGCTGCCGTTCAAGCGGTTCCGCACGCCGGCCGGCAAGGGCGTGGACAGCCTGCTCGGCCCGGAGATGAAGTCGACCGGCGAGGTGATGGGCATCGACACCGGTTTCGGCCAGGCGTTCGCGAAGTCGCAGGCCGGCGCGTACGGCTCGCTGCCCACCTCCGGCAAGGTCTTCGTCTCCGTCGCCAACCGGGACAAGCGCGGCATGATCTTCCCGATCAAGCGGCTGGCCGACCTCGGCTTCGAGATCATCACGACCGCGGGCACCGGCGAGGTGCTCAAGCGGTACGGGATCCCGTGCGAGGTCGTGCCGAAGCACTACGAGGGCCCGGGGACGAACGCGGTCGAGCTGATCTCGCGCGGGGAGATCACGCTGGTGATCAACACGCCGCAGGGCTCGGGTGCGCACGCGCGCTCGGACGGCTACGAGATCCGCAGCGCCGCGGTGACCGCGGACATCCCGTGCATCACCACGGTGCCGGGCGCGTCCGCCGCGGTGATGGGCATCGAGGCCACGATCAACGGCCAGATGCAGGTACGGCCGCTCCAGGACCTGCATGCCGCATTGAAGGCGGCCCAGTGA
- the carA gene encoding glutamine-hydrolyzing carbamoyl-phosphate synthase small subunit yields MRKPAILVLEDGRAFRGESYGAEGETFGEAVFTTGMTGYQETLTDPSFHRQVVVQTAPHIGNTGVNGEDDESSKIWVAGYVVRDPARIGSNWRATGGLGERLATEGVVGISGIDTRALTRHLRERGAMRVGISTVDLDPASLQARVKAQPEMLGADLSAEVTTSQAYTVQAEGEHRFTVAAVDLGIKANVARRLAARGVTTHIMPATSTLEELLAVSPDAVFFSPGPGDPATADHPVALARAVMSKKVPLFGICFGSQILGRALGFETYKLGYGHRGINQPVLDRTTGKVEVTSHNHGFAVQAPLDTVIDTDFGGVEVSHVCLNDNVVEGLRALEVPAFTVQYHPEAAAGTHDADYLFDRFVELVEGRKANA; encoded by the coding sequence GCGTTTCGCGGCGAGTCCTACGGCGCGGAGGGGGAGACGTTCGGCGAGGCGGTCTTCACCACCGGCATGACCGGTTACCAGGAGACGCTGACCGACCCGTCGTTCCACCGCCAGGTCGTGGTGCAGACCGCGCCGCACATCGGCAACACCGGGGTCAACGGCGAGGACGACGAGTCGTCCAAGATCTGGGTCGCGGGGTACGTGGTGCGCGACCCCGCCCGGATCGGCTCGAACTGGCGCGCGACCGGCGGACTGGGCGAGCGCCTGGCCACCGAGGGCGTGGTCGGGATCTCCGGCATCGACACCCGCGCGCTCACCCGCCACCTGCGCGAACGCGGCGCGATGCGGGTCGGCATCTCCACGGTCGACCTGGACCCGGCGTCGCTGCAGGCCCGGGTGAAGGCCCAGCCGGAGATGCTCGGCGCGGACCTGTCCGCCGAGGTGACCACCTCTCAGGCCTACACGGTGCAGGCCGAGGGCGAGCACCGGTTCACGGTCGCCGCCGTCGACCTGGGCATCAAGGCGAACGTGGCCCGCCGGCTCGCGGCCCGCGGCGTCACCACGCACATCATGCCGGCCACCTCGACGCTGGAGGAGTTGCTGGCGGTGTCGCCGGACGCGGTCTTCTTCTCGCCCGGCCCCGGCGACCCGGCCACCGCGGACCACCCGGTCGCACTGGCCCGCGCGGTCATGTCGAAGAAGGTGCCGCTGTTCGGCATCTGCTTCGGCAGCCAGATCCTCGGCCGCGCGCTCGGCTTCGAGACCTACAAGCTGGGGTACGGCCATCGCGGCATCAACCAGCCGGTGCTGGACCGGACGACCGGCAAGGTCGAGGTCACGTCGCACAACCACGGGTTCGCCGTGCAGGCGCCGCTCGACACCGTGATCGACACCGACTTCGGCGGCGTCGAAGTCAGTCATGTCTGCCTGAACGACAACGTGGTCGAGGGCTTGCGGGCACTTGAGGTGCCCGCCTTCACCGTCCAGTACCACCCCGAGGCGGCGGCCGGCACGCACGATGCCGACTACCTCTTCGATCGGTTTGTCGAGCTTGTCGAGGGGCGTAAGGCCAATGCCTAA